A portion of the Phormidium ambiguum IAM M-71 genome contains these proteins:
- a CDS encoding NAD(P)H-quinone oxidoreductase subunit H, with protein sequence MARIETRTEPMVLNMGPHHPSMHGVLRLIVTLDGEDVVDCEPVIGYLHRGMEKIAENRTNIMYVPYVSRWDYAEGMFNEAVSVNAPEKLAGIEVPKRASYIRVIMLELNRIANHLLWLGPFLADVGAQTPFFYIFREREYIYDLWEAATGYRMVNNNYFRIGGVAVDLPYGWVDKCYDFCDYFMPVVDEYERLITDNPIFRRRTEGVGTITREEAINWGLSGPTLRGSGVKWDLRKVDHYECYDDFDWEVHYENSGDCLARYLVRIREMRESVKIIRQALKNLPGGPYENLEAKRLAGGPKSEWNGFDYQYIGKKVAPTFKIPKGEYYARVESGKGELGIYLIGDDNVFPWRWKIRAADFVNLQILPHLLKGVKVADIVAILGSIDIIMGSVDR encoded by the coding sequence ATGGCAAGAATCGAAACGAGAACAGAACCAATGGTTCTGAACATGGGACCGCACCATCCCTCGATGCACGGGGTACTGCGGTTGATTGTTACCTTAGATGGGGAAGATGTAGTTGATTGTGAACCTGTAATTGGCTACTTGCATCGCGGCATGGAGAAAATTGCCGAGAACCGCACCAATATTATGTATGTTCCTTACGTTAGTCGTTGGGACTATGCGGAAGGGATGTTCAACGAAGCTGTCAGCGTGAATGCGCCGGAAAAGTTGGCAGGGATTGAAGTTCCCAAACGCGCCAGCTATATTCGGGTGATTATGCTGGAGTTGAACCGCATTGCGAACCATTTGTTGTGGCTTGGGCCATTTTTGGCTGACGTTGGCGCACAAACTCCGTTTTTCTACATTTTCCGGGAACGGGAATATATCTACGATTTGTGGGAAGCGGCGACAGGTTATCGGATGGTGAATAACAACTACTTCCGAATTGGGGGAGTAGCGGTAGATTTGCCTTACGGTTGGGTGGATAAGTGTTACGATTTCTGCGACTACTTTATGCCAGTGGTTGACGAATACGAACGCTTGATTACTGATAACCCGATTTTCCGTCGCCGGACTGAAGGCGTGGGTACTATCACCCGCGAAGAGGCGATTAACTGGGGTCTTTCTGGCCCAACGTTACGCGGTTCTGGCGTGAAGTGGGATTTGCGGAAGGTTGACCACTACGAGTGTTACGATGACTTCGATTGGGAAGTGCATTATGAAAATTCTGGTGATTGCCTCGCCCGTTATTTGGTGAGAATTCGGGAAATGCGGGAGTCGGTGAAGATTATTCGCCAAGCTTTAAAAAATCTTCCCGGTGGGCCTTATGAGAATTTGGAAGCGAAGCGGTTGGCTGGTGGGCCGAAATCTGAGTGGAATGGTTTTGATTACCAGTACATTGGCAAAAAAGTCGCCCCAACTTTCAAAATTCCTAAAGGTGAATACTACGCCCGTGTGGAAAGTGGTAAAGGGGAATTAGGGATTTACCTGATTGGTGATGATAATGTGTTCCCTTGGCGCTGGAAGATTCGCGCTGCGGATTTTGTCAATCTGCAAATTCTGCCTCACCTGTTAAAGGGTGTGAAGGTTGCTGATATTGTGGCAATTTTGGGCAGTATCGACATTATCATGGGTTCGGTAGACCGTTAG